From Zea mays cultivar B73 chromosome 3, Zm-B73-REFERENCE-NAM-5.0, whole genome shotgun sequence:
tgtttgcagacaaGCTTActgatagtggatccttaaaaatccatttttattatcaggttaagtaattacctgcatctagagttctttctatcctagatcaaacacttggcctacactagccgtcttttatcatcccttcagttcactggattgctacgtatagggcagtgatcaagtcttcatgtccgagaagtaatggcgatccgaatcgattaatacccagctgaggatctccaaccacacgacatatgtagcacttaacccttacatatgtcaactcgccaccgggtttctcaagaccagaatgggttcacgccaaccaagagcacagatacaccaccgtccagcctcttgccacagaaggtacacgctactctcgccatctctctactcccattgcgtggtggcctttctggtattggtccgaccgaggcaaagcttactcatgatgaggcatgtggccagttaaaaggtcctcaatcatcaagcctacatcagttcggtccttaatcaactcagacggggacactacaccgagacttccttcccgtgcaagtcacccgcccggtctcatatttatcatttacaacccaaagtttggtacctgacagaggtacatctttttagatgttgaacccatcacggccatgatggattcaccatcatctgtcttttctttgtaaaaattcccatccaatgtgaagcatcaccttttgttttaaaacaaaacattttgtttttctaaagcaacgctaagcatcataaaatcctTTTTATAAAAGGGAATCAAGGAATGGTGATCaatttttccaaggaaggaaatacatcaattgtttagcacacaactcctatcacctaatgcatcatataaggtgataaagattttaaaacaacaaggaaagggataatgcaccggggcttgccttgtgttgtaggaggttCTGGGTCTGTTCCACATATGTCAAAATAGAAGTTGTTCTCGACTGGAGGATTCTCAGCTTGGGAaacaacttcttcttcaactacaacctcttcctcgttttctatacataacagtacatatacatgaatgcttatgtgatgctatgaatatgcagttataaaATAGAACCATactatcggtaccctgaaacaggggtaccccttactacagtatgaaaacACGGTGCCCAcgtggctatctctagtcgcgtgataAAAAgtgcccgaccccaccacatggatggctccggggccgccacgtggcaagagaagatgatatactccaaggtatcagcagcgagtccggacccccatgggatagTGTTGGACCCCTGTACGTTCGAaccggacctccgggtaaggtctaGGACCTCTACGGGCGCAAACCGAACTCCTAGGACGAGTTCCGGGCCCCTCTACGTGGGGTCCaggccactcacagcagggtcctgggattctgggacaaagaatacctaggccttaatcaaggccaagcgggggtCGGGAGCCGACACATGTCTGGACCATACcgtgtacgcttctgctccccgctcaggcggagacctgaTGCTGCCACGTAGcatactgcccgtgacgtaagccagcgggcggagcctgacgtaaggcctctgggccacgcggcctctgcatttattgcggataaggcgctccacctgtccattccactagcAGGTGATGTGccacctcggcatttaatgagccctgtccattccactggcaggcgatgtgtcgcctcagcatttaatgagccctgtctacTCCGCTGACGGGTAGCGACCAGGCCATCCAACAGACGGTGTGCCTGTCCATTTCACtagcaggcagtacgcccgtgctgtggcgtacactatgctcatcatcactcgcgtgTTACCGAGGGAGCAGCCGCGACATATCAATACTATATGCACTACGGACATTATAGCGCTCGAAGATCGCCTAGGCGTTTCAGGCATTAGTTACTTCCATTTtgcccctaggcccacatgtcagggctcagtatccttgtatgtgcctcccttgagctataaaacggAAGGCACACTACGTTGCAAGGCAGACTCACTTACACgctcacttagactctcagaCTCACGAGCTCTGAAGCTCACagactcaatacaacacacagtggagtagggtattacgctctggcggcccgaaccactctaaatccttgtgtcctCGTGTGTTCTTCCACCTTCTGatcgacaggcaaaacgcttaggccccctcctcatgttagggtttagggtgggtgcgttccgccacccggccggagaatttcctctccaacatttggcgcgctaggtagagggattaggctttaggtttttgcttgttttctcacTCGACACAATGGTCCAGATCgtcgagcaccgcgccgagacttctgAGGACTTCcttgtggaggaagaagctgcatCTTCCACGCCACGAGTGTCTAACTTCCCTGCGCCTAGGGCTACTGCTGTGCACGCTGTCTGCGACCAGGGAGTTTctacgccaccctcctagctccacggcctcaccgagGGCCATGAagcagacatcccggactccatCAAGATCAGCTCCTAGGGCGTTGTCTACGACCAGGGAGTTTctacgccaccctcctagctccatggCCTCGCccagggccatgaagcagtggcgtgatgacgtcgaccgtctgctcggcatggcgcattctggctTGACCAGATCCAGGTCGCGGTCATCCCGGCTCCAGCGCGAGGCGACGACGTCTGTGCACTCACCCTCggtgaggggtgcacagaccgacgACCTTCGGgaagagctcaaccgcaggcgtgcgggagaggacgctccagtctctctggagaggcctgatgacttgcgggcagaactcaaccacaagcgtgcgggcgaggatgcccgcgtctctctagagagggcgtgTGAGCGCCAACAGAACGTCGAGGGTtgcaacctcgactacgacttcgctgcggttgcaccgcaaACCCTAGTGGGCGCCCggatccaggcgggtgtccccttggctagcgtgggctgtgccgcactagcggatcatctccgtgcggtgacttggccatccaagttctggccacacctaccggagaagtacgacggtacgtcaaatccGTCAGAATTCTTGCAGGTATACATCACCGCTATTACgacagcaggtggagacaccgccgtaatggacacatacttccatgtagccttgtctaggctagcccggacctggctcatgaacctcacccaggatcaatctactcctgggaagagctctgcgcacgATTCACAGCAAACTTTGACAGCGCTTATCAACAGCATGgcatggaggcccacctccacgcaatGAGGCAGGGATCCGGGGAACGCTCCGGGCTTTCATCTCCTGCTTCACTAAGGTACGAGGGACTTTACCCCGtatctccgatgcttccatcatcaccgctttccgccagggagtacatgatgaaaagatgctggagaagttggccacgcatgacgtggaaactgtcaccacgctcttcgctctggccgacaagtgtgccagagctgccgagggtcgtgcatggcactcaaCACCACCAACCGGAGTTggccagacgggtggctcgggtgctgtctcccaggacggcaaaaagaagaagaatcgcGGCCACGAGAGGCCACCGTCTGCTGCTCCGGTCGTCGCAGCTACGACGGAGGGCCGGagtgagcgcaacaagcgcccccggccacagggaggcaacagcggctcatgccctatgcaccccaacggtcgccacagcgccgcgagatcatcgagctcgcgaagcgcgtcaaCGAGCGACGCGAGCAGACGTCCAAGGATGGCTCCTCACCTCGACaccggcctggcaaggagagggtcgacgacggtgatgtggccgcgggagaacgggacctcgggtatcagtcacctgagggggtcctgaaggatgttttcACTGGGGACTCCGACTCTGGTGACGACAACCCCGGTGACGACAAtgacacgcacctatgactgcttgaaaaagcatggtgcaaattgggtcattgAGCTTCCATCCGTGCTATGGGTCTatgccgagctaccggggagaccccgtttcCTGGTCTacagggccgaagcctgccttcccccgaaatccttatgggctccccacgggtccattCGTTTGATgggtctatgcaggaacagctacagcgtgaggacatggacttcatcgacgaacgcagatggcaagcggcgatccgaaatgcacgttACAACCAAGCGCTCGGGCGCTACCGCcagcggttcgtgcatagtagggagctcagggtcgaggacctggtcctaaggcgaaTTCTAAATCGAGAAGggttccacaaactctcccccagttgggaaggacccttcaaagtGACAGAAGTATgctgacccgggtgtgtccgcctcgtcacaactgaaggagtgcctcttcccaatccctggaacatagagcatcttcgtaagttctacccataggagcaagtctgaggggttaaggtttcttctttttgtaactaggttgtgcatatgtgtacgctagcccggtgaggtccgccctcataagcccggcctgttggtctgcacccatgcatgtcaagttataaagaaaagatttaccccctcagatgtgcttcTGTGATGATTTTATTCTGCTGCAGTTTTCAGATATtaatttttatctaacccacccatacagttcccacccgtgctggtatgatgacatccgaattgagtagccaggtttgcagtttaggacccctctacaaaGGCACGGGGGTCCGGCAGATAGGGGGCCAGTTATAGAGAATGGGCGCTCACTCCCTGGGGTGGTCCAGAGCTGTGcagccgcttagcttggttccgtaccctaagcctgcacgctccaccgctcTGGGACaggcaccctagtatttggaactatagtcttGTGGGTCCGGGAACCTAGGGTCCGGTTCTAGCGAATGGACACACGTCTCTTGGGGTGGcctggagctgtgtagccgcttagcatggtcccgtaccctaagcctgcacgctccaccactctgcgacgggcgtcctagtatttggaactgtgatcCAAGGGATCTGGGCatacaacttggcttcccaggctcaatcttgcaggtcctgttgcgtgaatcagaggatggctgataccagacgatgggtcctatgggtgtgctactaacgctccctagccaaagctgtgtacaggtccaggtcccagtcgaggctacctcctgggggccgttgccaactctttcttaggtctactggtatccagcctcgacacatcaagcctacatcctaggggggccaagtaccaggaagGAGTTGGTAACGCCACACACAACAAGGACAAATAGTATAcatataagtgctaatactgctcgataaatagtactcaaaagtatcttacaaaaacaaaagttattacatccgccttcaagcggagccctagccTCATTTCTACAGGAATTAACTTCTCGGCATCAGCAGGGTCACGCTAGAAGCGCGTGGCCACCGTCTCCACGGCATCTTGTACGGCCTCCCGGCGGCGTCTTCAGTGTCGGCCACTGGACCAACGATCACCGGCTCCATGGAGATGGCCGGGTCGTGGCTTTGGAGTTGGCGCAAGCAGCCACGGCCATGGCCATAGCCAGCACCACTGCCACCACCCGTGGGCATCCTCCCTCAGCACCGTCGTAGCACCGCTGCCACCGCAACCGCCGGGCGCAGGCCTGCAGCTCACCCTGAACATGGTGGCGATCAAGGCCAAGATCATCTCGCACCCACACTACTACTCGCTCCTCACTGCCTACCTCGAGTGCAACAAGGTAGGGGCGCCACCGGAGGTGTCGGCAAGACCAACGGAGATTGCACAAGAAGTAGAGGCGCGACAGCGCATGGCGCTCGGCGGCCTGACCGCTGCGACGGAGCCAGAGCTGGACCAGTTCATGGAGGCGATGGAGTTCATGCGAAGGGTGGAGTCGCAGCTCAACTCGCTTTCCATCCCTAGAAGGTCGCTGTGCAACATCCTTTCATCTGGATATTGGCGGAAGAgtgccacccccacgaacatctcgcacaggtgggcgaagatggccgcctggaggatAGAGTGGGGGGTGAGGTGCTGAAGCTAGAGGCTGagatcctccaacagcagcaagaagaaaggcgagatcggcagcgccaacccacaGGAGAGGTAGGAGccgaagagcacgaactcccccGCGGCGAGATTGCCGAGGGGAGTGGCGCCGGCGCGGATCCTTTCAACGAATGCCGGcgcgctccatccgagcaggttgcgcaccaggtTGAGTGCCCCCTCGGACTGGAAACGCTCGGGATGGACTAGCGAGGCCATGGTGACTACGGCGGCGGAAAGTAGAAGAGCGCGAATGCAAAGGGGCGCAaagagctcgaaggcgaaaggaCGCAACAGctgggagagaatgcgaaagcgtaactGCTGCACGTGGGGTGAATCCCTTTTTAAGGAAGACTCTCCCGCTCGCGCCCCGAGACACCGCAGAAAATTTCGTCCGACGCGCACCAAAGCAACCCAGTCTATGACATGGGGGcctgggtccacaagtcatacagctggtGTGCTGGCCTCCGTGTGCAGAGAAGGCGGACCGCCATGTGAAGAGCGAACCGCCGCCCACGGTAGTGCGCCTCCTCATCTCTGCCGAAAACAACGGCCTAGTTTATGACACGGGGGCCTAGGCCCacaagtcatactccttgggcgtcggttcCTGGGTGCAGAAAGAGCGAACCACCGCTCGCGCCATTACTGCGCCTCCTCGGGGTTgccgcagaagacagagaaggtgaattttTAAACCAAggcagcggtatcgaggcacctCGCGCGTGGCCCAGCGAAACCATCAGGCATGGGGgccgcgggtcagtcagccgtgagGACAGACGTGGCAGTTGGTGTGACCGAAGGTGGATTGGCGGTGATTACGTCAGCAAGCGCACGGAATCGATGTGCCAATCGCTAATCAAGCTTTggacccacctgcaggctcgtatcctcccctgaggtgggcccgggggccactgtcggtaccctgaaataggggtaccccttactacagtatgaagacatggtgcccacgcggctatctctagtcgcgtggtaaaaagcgcgcgaccccaccacgtggatggctccggggccgccacgtggccagagaagttgatatactccaaggtatcagcAGCGAGTCCGGACCCCATGGGATAGTGCCAGACCCCTATACGTTTGGACtggacctccgggtaaggtccaggacctccacgagcGCGAACCGGACCCCTAGGACGGGTTCCGGGCCCCTCtgcgtggggtccgggccactcacagcagggtcccgggattctgggacaaagaataaccgagccttaatcaaggccaggcgggggtccggagccaacACGTGTTCGGACCATACCGTGtatgcttctgctccccgctcaggcggagacccgatgctgccacgtagcctactgcccgtgacgtaagccagtggGCGGAtcttgacgtaaggcctctgggccgcgtggcctctgcatttattgcggataaggcgcgccgcctgtccattccactggcaggtgatgtgccgcctcgacatttaatgagccctgtccattccactggcaggcgatgtgccgcctcagcatttaatgagccctgtccactccgctgacggacagCGACCAGGCCATCCAGCAGACGGCATGCCCGTCCATTCCACTTGTAGGTAGTATGCCCGTGCTGCGGcgtacactatgctcatcatcactcgcgcgttaccgaAGGAGCAGCCGCGAAATATCAATACTATATGCACTACGGACATTATAGCGCTCGAGATCGCCCAGGCGTTACAGGCATTAGTtacttccttccattttgcccctgggcccacatgtcggggctcagtatccttgtatgtgcctcccttgagctataaaagggaaggcacactacGTTGCAAGACAGACTCACTTACACgctcacttagactctcagaCTCACGAGCTCTCAAGCTCATagactcaatacaacacacagtggagtagggtattacgctccggcggcccggacCACTCCCACTCTAATCCTTGTGTCCTCATGTGTTCTTCCACCTTTCGatcgacaggcaaaacgcttaggccccctcctcatcttagggtttagggcgggtgcgttccaccacccgaccggagaatttcctctttgatacatactaagttgtatcttgaatacaactttccttcatggtacacaTTAGCCACTAGGGTTTCCTAAGTTAGTATTTTATCAGTATTAGGCAATTAAACCCTAGGAGGCTAGTTCATTGGGTTTGGgaccaaacattgtccaaatcatttcaaacttcacccaaggactttaatcatcaaactaagcttacccaaaaagttttaataTTTTTGGAGCTACTAAATTAATTCTAAAGTTCTAAAAGGCTGGGTTTAGGCAGCTTTAAATGTTAAATAATTCcagatttggactaaaaatcttggaactatttttattaaatactagatgattttaggagtctagcaaaattggtcccaTAATTTTACCATATTTCTAGTATTTTCTACAATTTTACAAGTCTgggagtaaaaagaaaaggaaaaaggaggaaCAGTACTAGGCTCATTCCAGCCCGAACCAGCCCACGACCAGGTCAAACACGCCCACGCTGGCGACTTTGCGTAGAGGCCCCCGGTCATTTGAATAACTGGTAATGAGCCCGCAGTACTATTCACGTGTCTCTCTGACATTTGCACAACGCCCCTcgcacttctatttcttcacgGTCCTAGGTCCACGACGGAACCGCGCCGAGCACACGGCCAGAGTCGCGATTTCCTGGCGACGACGACCTCTACCGGAGACAATAATCCTACAGACATCATGCGCAAGCCTACCCGAGCAAAAGCCCTCACTCAATTGGATGGGTTTGACCCAAATCGATGCTTGTTCACGGTCATGGCGGCACAAGGGCTCCGGTGAGCGTGTTCCGGGCAACAAAACGCGGTAGGGTCTAAATTGAAGCTTGGGTGAGTTTCACAAATTCACGAGAGGTCGAGTATACGCACTAATTTGGACCAAGCGAGGGGGGTGGAAGAGTGAGTCGACGTGAGCATGCTCTCAGAGGTGTTCCGTGGCGTCGAGATGGTGTTCTCGATACCAGAATGCGGTAGTGCTCAATCGGTTAGGCCGATGAGCAACGTTAATAGTCAAGGATGATAAAACATGGTACAGAAGGGGATTAACAGACCTGAGATCGGCAGGCCACGGCGAGATGCCTCACAACGGCGAGTTTGGCTAATTTGGGGGAAAAACTAAATTCGCTGTctatggtggctaatcggaggTGAGAGTTGGTGTCCTGGCTTCGCAACAGGCTAACGGAGCAGGCTGCACACTCAATTTATACCGTTTGCAAGTGGTGGCTCCGAATTTGGGAAAGGCAAGCAGGCGGCTGGAGCAAAGATGAGTCACCAGAGTTGCTTATCGTGGCATTCACTGGGCAAAGGGTTTACGACGGTCACGACTTAGTCTTCACGGCCTGCGACGACATGGTGAAACGGCTTAAGGCGTGTCATGACCGAGGTAAATGGCAGGCACGACGATGATGGTCGTGCGGTCACGTCGCCGGTCAAGTGGGTACGACGACTAAGAAGGAACAATGCCCCAAGTTCATCCTCCGCGCAAGATCTTTCACCTCACATAGATATCCGCGCACCACTAGGCACGAATCACAGCGCCGGCGTGGATCGCAACACGGGTTTACCGGCGGTGAGATGCGCTGAACCTGGATTCTTGTCCAGTTCACTGTACCATCACAATTCCATTCAATCGTTCTGACAAAGCAAGTTCAAGAGCTCTTTTCTTAAATTTTTATGTAACAACCCACTAATCcgtctatagcaaagttgttatCCTACAAACCAGCTTTGATTTTGTTATAGCAACCTCGATCAAACATCCACTGGATCCTATTCAAAATCGATGTCAAAGTTCATCTCAGTTCACTGACAGTCGAATTTCAGCTTCAGTGGTGACTAACAGCCCAACTTTAGGTCCATTTATATCCCATTTTCAAACAGCACcaaggcttagtcactt
This genomic window contains:
- the LOC118476796 gene encoding homeotic protein knotted-1-like, coding for MEAHLHAMRQGSGERSGLSSPASLRWPGRGFGVGASSHGHGHSQHHCHHPWASSLSTVVAPLPPQPPGAGLQLTLNMVAIKAKIISHPHYYSLLTAYLECNKVGAPPEVSARPTEIAQEVEARQRMALGGLTAATEPELDQFMEAMEFMRRVESQLNSLSIPRRSLCNILSSGYWRKSATPTNISHRWAKMAAWRIEWGVRC